Genomic window (Gelria sp. Kuro-4):
GGGCTCGTGGTCGCCCCGGGCTTTATCGACAGCCACTCGCACGCGGACTTCGTCTGCGCCGCCGTCCCCGCTGCCGAAAGTAAAATCATGCAAGGGGTCACCACGGAGGTGGTGGGGCAGTGCGGCCTCGCCCAGGCTCCGGTAAACCCGAAGACTCTGGCCGATCTCCAAGCCTACCTCGCCCCGTTCATCCCCAAGGGAGTGGAACCGGACTGGTCGTGGCAGAGCCTGGATGATTATTTGAGCCGCATCGAAAGGCAGGGCAACAGCACCAACCTCGCCTTCCTGGTCGGCCACGGGACCCTGCGCCTGGCGGTGATGGGGTTCGAAGACCGGGAGCCGACGGCGGCCGAGCTGGAGAAGATGAAGGCCCTCTTGGCCGAAAGCATGGCCGCGGGCGCTTTTGGCCTCTCCACCGGCCTGATCTACCCGCCCGGCTGCTTCGCCGAGACGGAAGAACTCGTCGAACTTGCCCGCGCGGCCGCAGCCGCCGGCGGGGTGTACACCAGCCACATCCGCAACGAAGGCGATCGGCTCGTGCCGGCGGTAGAAGAAGCCATCCGCATCGGCGAGGCGGCGAACATCCCCGTCTGCATTTCACACCACAAGGCAGCCGGCCGCGCCAACTGGGGTAAAACAAAAAAGACCCTGGCGAATACGACACGAACCGAGCAGCAGTAGCGGCTGGCCGCGCCTCTCTCTCACCATACGTACCGTTCGTTATACGGGCGGTTCACCGAGCCTCACGAATGTTTCGCTGGTGCTCGGTTAAACTCATAAGGCCCTGGGCTTCCCAATGGAGGTTGCCCAGGGCCTATTTATCGGCAGGTGAGCCGTTCGCCGGCGGCCCCTGCGGGCTTGGGGAAGTTTCGATGCATCTTCGTTCCCTCAGGCGCCTGCGGGCAGAAGCATCACCCTATGAAGCCATCGGCGCGGATAAGGAAGGAATGAAGTCGACCGCCGGCTTTAAAGGCAAGAAGCGGCGGTGCGGAACCTAGTTTCAACAATGTTATGTAAATACCGGGCCGCCCCGGCAGCCAAATCCGGGTCAAACTGCGTCCCGGCGTTTCTTTCGATTTCTGCGAGCGCCTCTTCCCAACTCAGGCGCGGCCTGTAAGGGCGATTTGATATCATGGCATCCAATGCATCCGCCACCGCCAGCACTCGAGCTCCTACAGGAATGTCAGCTCCTGCAAGTCCAAAATAGCCTTTGCCGTCCCAGCGCTCATGGTGATAAAGGATCGAACCGATGATTCCCGCAGGGGTTTCGGGGTCCATCTGCCGGACGATGGCAACGCCCAGGGGAGGGTGCCGCCTGATTGCCAGCCACTCGTCAGGCGTTAAAGGGCCGGATTTTGACAGAAGACCCTGTTCAAGTTTTATTTTGCCGATGTCGTGAAGAAGAGCAGCCGTGTACAGCTCCTCCCGTCGCACATCCAAGACGCCTGGTGGGAGCAACTCCACCAACATTAAGGTCAAGTTCGCTGTGTTCAGGGAATGGCGCCATAAGCCCGCTCCGCTGTTTTTCAGCTTGGTCGCCAAGGCCAAGAGAGCTTCCCGCTTCATCGGCGCCACTCCCTGAAGATTATTTACGCACTATCTCATGGGTGGTTTCATTAATGTAAAACAAGCTGGATGAAACTTGTTCCTGGAGGCGCAGGCTCCTGTTTCCGAAGCGTATCTGTATGCCTGGATAGGCTTTGGCGACATAGATAGAACCTTCCGCCGTCGTTTCAAGGACTACCTCTTCTTCAGAGAACGGTGAGCCGACTTCACCCAGGATGCGGATGTCACCGCGCGCATGGATCCAGCTGCGCCTTACTGTACCCTTAATTGTAACCTCTCTGCCTGCGTTGATCCGGCAGTCAAAACATCCTTTGTCATCGGTCACAGTAATGGAGGAGGCTGCTTTAAGGTTGCTTCCCCACGCCCACCGGAGGGCCAGATCGGCCTCGTCGCGGCGTGTCGCGAGGAGTTTTTCTTCCACCTTCTTTAAGTTGTGGCCTATCGAACGTAAATCTTCTTGCGGGAAAATGCGATGTCGTTTAAAGAAGGTGATTGCCGTTACAGACTGGGCGGTAATCACGGCTATTTCGTCGAAGTAACGCTCGTCTAGTTCCTGGTAAGTCCGGGCAAGATCGAAGATGTAAAGCTGCCAAAGTTTGAGCTGGCCTTCGTCAAGGGAATTCCGTTCCGTGGCCTGTTGCCAGATGGAGCTTAGCGGCCTTATCAGCGCCAAAGCTTCTGTCGCGAACCAACTCAGACGCCCGGCACAGGCCTGTGAACTTATTAAACACCCGTCTACGTCGATCCCGGCGTTTCCCAACAGAAAGGCATTGGAGGCATTGCCTTTCACTACCAACTTACCGCCCGCTTCTACCTTGGCGCGCTGCTCGATGTTCCCCAGGACCAAGACGTCCCCGGTGAAGGTCAGATTGCCGGTGTGCAAGTCAACATCTCCAGCATGAACGTAGATGTCCATTATTCCAATCTCAATGCCGCCGTGCGTCACGCGCCTCACCGGGCGCCCGTACTTCTGCGCTACTATGCTCTTGCCGTCTGGACCCAAGATCACTTCGTTTTCACGCAAAACGTATGCGGCTTCCTTAACCGGCTCACTGGGGAGAACCACTCCTTTGACCGTTATCCCGCTTTTGCCGACAACCGCCGGTTCCACACACGCGATTACCTCACCCGGCTGGACTGTCGGCAGCTGGCACTTCTCCCAGTAATTAACCTTTGCTGCTTCGCCGTGTTCGATACGGGTCAGCGTCAGGGGCTTCACAAAGCGAACCCGGCCATTCTTCCCGGGCTGCGGTCGGACGCCGCGGGCCACGAGCGTAGGTTCACCATCGGCGGCGAGGACCGCCCGTTGAATGGCCACTTCGTCTATGCCACAGGTTATCCGCTTTTCCTGAAGCGCTTTCATAACTTCAGTAAAAGTCACCGTGTTTCTCTTTTCGACCCGCCGCTCACATCTGGCTATTAAATAGTAGGTGGGAGCCTGGTCCAGCAGGTGATAAGTAACTACTTCCTCTGGAAACACCTTGAGCGTTACGCTCATATCATCCGGCGACACATCCAGTGCGAATCCGCCTTCCCTTTTCCTGGGGGAAGGAACCTGGAGCTCGATTGAGTTGCCGGCCCTTACGGGCGTCGGCCCCCACACCTCTACCCCATTGACTTTCACCGTAACCCCTTCGCCCGGGACTATTACGGCAGGCTTACCTCCTGCGATCGGATCAACAACGGAGACCTCCCCCTTTTGTATGCCCGCCAGTCCGTCTCTCGGCGCCCCGACCCCCTGTTCGTCCTCCGGCCGGCGCCGGGGATTCCAAGATATGCGGTACAGGCCCGGGAGCACAGGGATGCCAAACCAAGAATTGGGCGGCCTCACCATCGTCAGCCGGAGGGCAGCCCTGTCTTTTTTCAAGCGCCGTTCAACGGCGCGCAAGGCCTCTTCCTTCGAATACGCCCGGACAAGCATGCTGTTCTCCGATGAAGGCATTTGGATCCCACCCCCGGCGGCTTTCCGAAGTTGGCACCTCGAGTTGCAGCACACGTTCCACGAGCGACCGGTATTTGTATCCCGGCCTGATGCCGCGCAGCATCTCGCAAAACCTGTTTTCCGGGATTCCGTAGCGCGTGCAGAACTCGCGTTGGGACCAACCTCTTTCGAGCAACGCTTTTTTTACAGCCAAGCCGAAGTAAGTTATTTTGCCCATGGCATAAATCTCCATTGGTAGTACAATAGGAATGATGGATTACCAGGTTGGGTCCATTGTACTGCGTGACTTTGGTACCAGTCAAGCTTGATATGGCGTGATCTTGGTACATCCCTCCTGGTTTTCCTTCTCTTTCCTAACCTTTAGCCTAGAAATCTGGTTAATTCAACACGATTTTGCGTTGGAGGTCGAAATATGGAGACTATTGGGCAGCGATTGCGGGCGCTTCGTCTTAGGCTGGGCCTCTCGCAGTATCAGGTCGCCACCGCCACCGGTATTACCAGAGGAAACATCTGCAACTACGAACTCGACAAGTTTGCACCTACGGCCGAGACGCTCATTCGGTTGGCGGCCTTCTTCGGTGTTTCCATTGACTGGTTGCTCACAGGGAACGTCAGTTGCTCGCTTGCCACTCAGGAAAAGGAGCAGTTCCTTCTTGAGCAATTTCGTTCCCTTCCACCCGATCTGCAGAATGAGGTCCTTGACTTTGTCGCGTTCCTGCAGAGTAGAAGGGCGGCCCAAGACGAGAATGACCTTTAATGTGGAATTTATTCCACAGCATTCCATCGCCGAATTTACCATCAAGCCGAGGGTGGATAGGATAGAGAGGCAAAAAAGTAGCGGGAAACATCGCCTGCCTTGCAGGGATCTCCCGCTTCTTTGACTTTGGTATTGAAAAATACGCCCTGGCCGAACTCTGCAGCGGAAAGGTCTAGGGCGACAACAGCGTAGGTGGTTGAGGGGCCGGGGGCCTAATCAGTAAGAAGGCTGAGCAGCTCCCGCTCCAGTTTCTTGTTCAATACCGCCAAGTCTTCGTGACGGATTACAGCTGCTTTAGCGAGCATCAGGGGACGGCCGACTTTCACGCAGATTCGACGGCGTCGCAGAATGAAAGTACCTGGGGCTAAAACATCTCTGCTTCCTGTTATACCTATCGGCAGCACCGGCGCCCCCGACTTCAAAGCCAGATAAGCCCAACCGGGCATGGGATGACGCAGCCGGCCGTCAGAACTTACCCCTCCTTCGGGGAAAAGACCGATAGTCCCCCCGCGTTCAAGTACGGCGAGTGACTTCCTTATGCTGCCGAGGTCACTCTTTTTCTGATGTACCGGCATCGAACCAGCTGACCTTATGACCTGCCCAACAACCGGAATTTGAAAAAGGTACGACGCGGCGAGGAACGTTATGCGGCGCGGTATGCATGCCATAAGCACCAGCGGATCTAAAAGGCTTTGGTGATTGGAAACCAAAATAAGCGCACCCTGCACCTCAAGGTTCGTCATGCCCTCGACCTTTACCCCGCCGGTGGCCGCCAAGAGCAGTTTGCACAGGGCTCTCAGCAGACTGTACATAATCCTTGTGGTTGCAGAAGGACGCACGGCTGAGCCCCCCCGAGATCACCGGCCGGCAGGTCAAGGCAGTTCGTAAGGCCTTGTTCATTCAGCGCTTGGACTGCTCCAGAGGCAGGCCCCTTCTTGGACGGAGCGAACCAGGGCCGGATACCGGCACATAAAGCCCCGCTTTATCTTGGCTGGCGGCGGTGACCAGGTCTGAAGCCGGTTCTGTATCTCCGCGTCGGTCAGCTCAATTTCAAGGCGGCGGTTCGGGATGTCAATGACAATCGTGTCGCCGTCCTCCACCACCGCCAGGGGGCCCCCTTCCATGGCCTCGGGCGTGACGTAGCCGATGCAGGGGCCGCGGGTCGCGCCGGAGTAACGGCCGTCGGTGATCATAGCCACCGAATCACCCAGTCCCATGCCCACCAAGAGCGCCGCCGGGATGCTCAGCTCCCGCATTCCAGGGCCGCCTTTCGGCCCCTCATACTTGATCACCAGGACATCGCCCGGCTTTACCCGGCCGCCGAGAAGGAGCGCCTTAACCTCCTCTTCCGAATTGACCACCCGCGCCGGGCCGCGATGGACAAGCATCTTAGGCGAAACCCCGCTTTGCTTGACGACGGCGCCACCAGGCGCCAGGTTACCATACAGGACTGCCAAACCGCCCTCGCCGGCCAGCGGCTGCTGCAAAGGGTGAATAACATCAGGGCGCTTGAGCTGGGCCTGGGCCACCTGGTCGCGTAGACTCGCACCGCCGACGGTGGGTAAATCTAAATCAAGCAGGGGGCTCAACTCCTTCATCAGGGCCATCACCCCGCCCGCCGCATCGAAATCCTCCAGCGTAAACGAGGAAGCGGGTTTAAACTTGGCCAGCAGCGGAGTGGTACGGCTCAGTTCATCAAAGACGGAAAGAGGCATTTCCCACCCTGCCTGCCGGGCAATGGCCGGCAGGTGCAGCACGGTGTTGGAAGAGCCGCCCATAGCCATGGTGACCCGGACGGCATTGCTAAGTCCGCGGCGGTTGAGCATTTGCCGCGCCGTCACTCCCTGGCGGACCAGCTCCACCGCGCGCCGGCCGCTCCTGCGGGCCAGGTGCAAACGACGTGCCTCCACCGCCGGGATGGTGCCGCCGCCGGGCAGGGAGAGGCCCAACGCTTCCACCAGACAGCTCATGGTGTTGGCGGTGCCCATCATCCCGCAGGCGCCGCAGGTTCGATTAGTGTTGGCTTCTATATCATAGAACTCCGCGGCCGTAATCTCTCCGCCCTGGTAGCGACCCATCGCTTCCTTTATATCCGACATGACCATTTTACCGCCCGCGTACTCGCGCGCCAGCATGGGGCCGCCGGGAACAAAGACTGTCGGGAGGTCAAGGCTGGCGGCCGCCATAAGCATCCCTGGGACAACCTTATCGCAGGAAGCGAGCATGACCATCCCGTCAAACATGTGGGCCTGGACCATAAGTTCAATGGAGGCGGCGATGATGTCCCGGCTGGGCAGGATGTAATGCATCCCGGCCCCCTGAGCCACGCCGTCACACGGAGCGATGACGTTAAACTCCACCGGCATACCACCTGCCGCCCACACGCCTTCTTTGACACAGCGGGCCAGTTCCCGCAGGTGGGAGTGCCCGGGGGTGGCTTCACTCCAAGAATTGACGATGGCAATCTGGGGTTTCGCTAAGTCTTCATCCGTAAAGCCGATGCTGCGGTAAACAGCCCGGGGGTAAGCCCCGGTAATTCCATCCATGAGCACCCGGCTGCGCAACTTTTCTTGCAACTCCTCCTCGCCTCCTGCCTGCTTTCCTAGGGAGGTCACCCCACCTTTATCCCCAAGAACAAGATTCGCCGGTGGCAATGGATTTCCTGCCTGGTACCGGGTACTGCGGCCCTGTACAGAAGGGAAAACGAAGAAAGAGGGCGCCATAGCGGCGACCCTCCTTGGACAGAGAACCCTACCTGCCGGAGGCAGAAACCAGCTCCTGCCGGTACGGTTTAACCTTGAGCTCTGGATGCCACCAGCCCAAGGCCTTGGCGATGATCAAGAGGAGAACCGTGGCAGCGATGATGACCCAGGTGGTGATATGGGGCCAGGCTCCTCCCCAACTTAAGACCACGGGCGGTATCACCTGCAATGCAATTATGATGGGGCGGTTGAAGATGTCTGCAATGCCTGAATCCTCTACCCCACGGGCCTTGAATTCCGGGTCCACAACCCTAAGAAGCAGAATTCCCGTAGCGACAACGCCCGTTGCGTGTCCCCAGACCATCATGTTGCGCTCGAACCAGTCTTTGGGCGACGAATGCATCCCCACGTAGAGGAACCACACCCAGTTAAGAAGGAATCCGAAGCCGAAAAGCAGCGCCAGCGGCGCAGCGTACTCTACCAGAAGGGACAGCTTGATGGATGCTGTTCCCGCGATGATTAAGAAGTCAGTGCAGGTGCCGCTTAAGCGGGAAACAGTAGCTCTGTCCACATAGCGATCGGCGCCGGACTTGGCCAGGAAGAACTGGAGAACGAAGGCCACGATAAGGCTCAAACAAAAGGCCGGAATGGTCAGATTGGGCATAAAGGCTTCAGTGAGTTGTGAGAGGTAGTACCCGATAAGCGAAGGGATGAGGATTAAAGCGGCATGAAAAGCCAAGGGGTCGATTGCAATGCTCGAGACAGTAACCTTCCCGCCGGGCTTTTGCTTCTCGGGGGGCACAAGCCCGGTCCTCAGTTCCTGGGGCAGGTCTTCCGGGGATGTCACATAGTGGGTATACCCTCTGCGCGTTCCCCAGTTTATTATCGCCATGCCGCCGATGATCCCGCCGACGATACCCACGGTCGCAGAAGTCATACCCAGTCCGAGGGCGTCATTCCAGCCCAAGTTCTTGTACATGGAACCCACAGCGGCCGCGGTGCCGTGGCCGCCGTAAAAACCAGTGGCCAGCATCAGGCCAAAGCCAGGATGGAGCTTCCAGATCAGGTTGAGCACGTACAGCGAAAAGGCCAAGCCAAAGCCGTACTGTGCTAGAGCGATTCCGGTTACGTTGGTAAACATCCCGCCCACGGCAGCCGAACTCAGTTGCTGCTTGGTCGGCTTGTCTCCTATGGGCATAGCGGCAAAAATGAGGACAATGAGGATACTGGCGTAGGTGCCCAGGGAAGAAGACAAAGGAAGCACTTTGAGCCCGTTCGGACCCAGGGCCAAACCGATGAAGCCGCCCATAAGCGCAGCCGGCAACAGCAGCCTTTGAAAAAGTTTGACTTTGGAACGCAATACCTGACCGACTATAAGCAGGGCAGCCATGATGGAAAAATCGACGAACACGGTCCAAGCGTTGAACTTCATCTGCTGAATACTCCCCTTCTGCAGCTCTTCCCCGCCCGAGTTGGGACGACGGAAAGTACTGGTGCCGGATCGCGATCGGCTTCGGCAGTAAAGTTCGCGCTTGTATCCCGGTATTCCTGTGGTAAGGCCAAAAGTTAAACTAGGAAGTTTATTGCCGGCATTGCCCGCAGTTACAGCAACTCGGTCATTTCTGGTAGCGCTGCTGGTTGTTCAGGTGCTCCCGGTAGGTAAGGCTGAAAGCATGGGTGCCGTCCGGCTTGGCTACAAAGTAGAGATAAGCGCCCTCTCCCGGGCTCAGCGCGGCACGCAGCGAAGAGCGCCCCGGCGAGGCGATGGGGCCCGGGGGAAGCCCCGGGTGAAGATAAGTATTGTAGGGCGAAGGGAGGCGCGTATCGGCATCAAGGAGGCGGGGTTTGGGGGCCGGCAACAGGTATTGTACGGTAGCACACGACTGTAGGTTCATGTTGGCCTTAAGCCGGTTATAGAACACGCGCGCCACCAGAGGGCGTTCCGACTCTGCCTTGGCCTCTTTTTCAACCAGCGAGGCCAGCGTCACAACCTCGCGCGGCCGGAACCCAAGAGGCAGTTCCGGTGTGCCGCGTGTCTCTTCCACCCATACCTGGTCCATGCGGGCGAGCATGCGCTGCGCCACCTCGGCGGCCGGAGTGTGCGGGTGGAAAAAATAGGTGTCGGGGAAAAAGAAGCCTTCCCAGCGAAACTCCACCTCGGGGCTCGGAGGATCAGCAAAAAAGCGGGAACTCAGTTCCCCCGCGCGGGCCACAGAGAGGAACTCGGCTTCGTCCGTCACTCCCTGAGTGCCGAGAAGCACGGCGATCTGCCTGACTGAATAACCCTCCGGTATCGTCACCCTGATCTGGTCTTCCAGCATCTTACCTTGAGCCAGCACGGCGAGGATTTCGCCCGGTGAACGTCCCGGAGAGAGCAGGTAACGGCCGGCCCGGAGCTTGGCTTCTTGCCCGGTCAATTTGGCCAGCAGGCGAAAGGCAAGCGCGCTGCGGATTATCCCTTTTTCCTGCAGCAGAGCGGCTATTTCGCCGGCCGTTGCCTCCGGGGCGATTTGTACTACTGTTGCTTCCGCCTGCCCGGGATGCACCGGCTCCAAAGCTCCCAGAGCGGTAACAAATACGAAAAAGGCCCCCACCAGTCCGAGCAGTACAACCTGTTTACGCGCTCTTCTCGTCTGAACAGGAGAGTCTTGCATTTTAAGGTAACCTCCAACTCATCCTCCTCCCTATTATAGTGCGGCCGGTCAGGCTTGGCAATAAAAAGAACGAGGTGGCTCACCACCTCGTTCTAACATTGCTCCCCCACAAGCAGCTTTCCTCACTAACAGGATGCCCCAGGAACAAGGTTTTATACTGGAAAAGGCAGCTTTTTCAGAGGAAATTTATTCCTCTTCATCCTCTTCATCCTCTTCCTCGCCTTCCATGGCTTCCCAGGCAGAGGCCACCTTTTCCCATTCGTCATCGTCTTCGATTTCGACCAGCACCTGATTACCGTCTTCATCTTCCTCAACGCGGAAAATGAGGGCCTCTTCCTCCTCTTCCTCGTCTTCACCCTCCAGGGGAAGCAAGATGGCATACTCCTTGCTGTCGACTTCGAAGTAATCCACGACTTCAAACTCGTGTTCGTTTCCGTCCTCGTCCGTCAGGATCACGATGTCGTCCCTTTCCTCTGTCATCCCTGCTCACCTCAATTCCCTCAAAGTAAGCCCATTGTACTCCGGGGAGGAAAACGCTGTCAACCTTTTTGTCGCCGGCGCTGGAGAAAACTTTGTAAAATCAAGACCGCCGCCACTTGATCCACCACCTGGCGCCGGCGCCGCCGGCTTAAATCGGCCTCCAGGAGAGCACGTTCTGCTGCCACGGTGGTCAGACGTTCGTCCTCTTCATAAAGGGGCAGTCCGAGTCTTTTCTTGATTTCCTGCGCGAACCGCCTTACCTCTTCTGCTGCCGGTCCGTAGGTGCCGTTCATATTCCGGGGAATGCCTACCACCACCGACTCTACCTGGTAAGCCCGGGCCAGCTCCCCCAGCCGCTCCAGGTCCGTCTTCAGGCCGGTGCGCCTTATCACCTCTACCCCCTGCGCGGTGTAGCCCAGCTCGTCGCTTACGGCGACACCGATGGTAGCCGTTCCCACGTCCAGCCCCATTACTCTCATAACGTAGCCCCTTTACACGACTTTTATACAAAACTCCGGGCAGACGGCGGCACAGTAGCCGCAGAGCAGGCACCGCGTATTGTCCACGTGCATTTTTCCGCCTTTCAGGTAGAGTGCTCCCTGCCGGCACTGCGTCTGGCAGCGGCCGCAACCCTGGCACCAGTCGGCGATGGAGAGCTCCTTTTTTTCGGCGCGGATCGCCGCCGCAACCTCTGCTGGCACAGGCTCCCCCGCTGCTATCTTAACGTTAGCCTTAACCTCGGCCGGCGTTTTCATGCCCACCGCGATGGCGTCCAGGGCGTCCAGGCTTAAAACAAAATCCCAGGCGGCCTGGAAGTTCTTAAGGAGGTTACCCCCACCCAGCGGCTTCATGGCATATACTCCTTTGCCGGCAGCCTTGGCCTCTTGAATGGCCGCCAGCATGTCCGCCAGCGTACCACCCTTTATCCCCAAGCCGGCATAATTGACGATGGGCTGGATCACATCCACCAGCGGGTGCTGAGCACAGGCGGTGACCACCTCCACCACATGCGTAGATACCCCGACGGCCCGCACCAGTCCTTTTTCTTTGGCCTCTGCCAGGTACTCGAGCGCCGGCCCGTGCCCCCGAAGCGTCAACCGGCTTTCCTGCTCGTGCAGCATGAAAATATCAATGTAATCCCGCTTAAGTTCGCGCAGGGCCTTGGCGACCCGCGCGCGCATCCCAGCGTACGTGTAGTCGTATGAACGGCTGGCGATAACCACTTCACCCGGCCAGCCCGCCAAACCCCGGCGAATGTAGTCGTAAGTATCATAGAGCTCTGCCGTCTCAAGGAAGGTGATACCCTCCTCGAGGGCGGTGCGGATTACCTTAGCCCCTTCGGTTAAGGAAAGATGGGCCTGCAGGGGCCCGATGGTCAACGTGCCCAGACACAGGCGCGAAACCCGGAGCCCGGAACGCCCCAAGAGACGGTACTCCAACTGCGACGCTCCTCTCGTCCAAAACCGGGTCAGCGCTGCCTTTCCAGATACGCGCGTACCAATTCCTCAAGAATCTCGTCCCGTTCCAGCCTGCGGATGAGGTTGCGGGCGTTATTGTGGTTCGTGATGTACGCCGGGTCGCCGGACAAGAGGTAGCCCACCAGCTGGTTGATAGGATTATAACCTTTTTCTTTCAGGGCCTGGTAGACGGCGGTCAAGATGGCCTGTGCCGCCGTTCCGTCTTCCTTGATGGAAAACTGCCGCGTCTGGTCCCTGCCGTTTTCCCGCACACGCCTCACTCCTTTGGCAAGGTTCCCTGTTACAAGGAGTATATTCGGTCCGGCGTCCAGGTTTTCCTGCCGAAAAAGGCAGGGGCGGCGCCCTGCCTTTTTTCTAGCCGACTTTTTTGCGGACAACTTCCACGGCCTGTTCCAGCGCCGCCGGCAGCTTTTCCGGCTCCTTGCCCCCGGCCTGGGCCATTTCCGGCCGGCCGCCGCCGCCGCCACCGGCCACCGTTGCGGCGGCGCGCACGATTTCACCGGCGTTAAGTCCCTTCGCCAGCAGGTCCTTGGAAACATAGGTAAGAAGGCTTACGCGCCCGGCGCTGCGTGCGCCCAGGATGATCACACCGGAAGGCAGCTGCGGCCTCAGGGCATCCACGGTCAGACGCAGGTCTTCCATGCTGCCCGCCGGCACCTCGGCCGCCAGAACCGGAATGCCGCCGATTTCTTGGGCCCGGTCGAGGAGCTCCCTGGCCCTGAGTTCCAGTAAGGTGCGGTTCAAGCGGTCAAGTTCTTTCTCTTTCTCCTTTAGTTGGCTCTCGAGGCTCCCCAGGCGCTCCACCAGCTCGTCCGGTGTAGTACCCACCCGGGCTGCAGCCTCATGGAGAATGCTCTCCTGCTCCTGCCAGGCCGTGAGGGCGCTCAAACCAGCCACAGCTTCGATGCGCCGCAGGCCGGCTCCCACGCTGGTCTCCTGCAGGATCCGGCAGACCCCAATCTGGCCAGTCCGCTCCACATGGGTACCGCCGCAGAGCTCCAGGCTGAAATCGCCGATTTTAACTACGCGGACCCTTTCCCCATACTTTTCCCCGAAGAGCGCCATGGCGCCCATGGCCTCTGCTTCCGTACGGTCGGCTACAAATATTTCCAGGGAAATATCTGCCAAAATCTTTTCATTTACGATGCGCTCTACTTCCCGGAGCTGGGCGCGGCTGACCGGCGCAAAGTGCGAGAAGTCAAAACGCAGCCGCTCCGGAGTAACCAGGGACCCGGCCTGGTGCACGTGCTCCCCCAGTACCTGGCGCAGGGCCCGGTGCAGGAGGTGAGTGGCCGTGTGATGCCGGGCCGCTGCCAGGCGGCGCGCAACATCCACCTTGGCCGTAACGGTGTCGCCGACCTTGATGGACCCAGTTTCCACCCGGCCGCTATGGATGATGGCGCCCGAAGCCGCCTTCTGGGCGGCGTTGACCTTAACGCGCCCCTCGCCGTTCACCAGCACGCCCTGGTCGCCGACCTGCCCGCCCGCTTCGGCGTAAAACGGTGTCCGATCCAGCACCACCTCCACGGCGGCACCTTCCTCGGCGCTGTCGACCCAATTACCGTCCACATGCAGGGCCACGACCCGCCCCGTATCCTCAAACGAGCCGTAGCCGGTGAATTCAGTGCTCAGGCCGGCCAGCCGGCCGCCGGGCCCTGCCAAAACGCCCATACCGTCCGCCTCCTGGCGGGCGGCACGGGCCCGTTCGCGCTGGGCCTCCATTTCGGCCTGGAACCCGGCTTCATCCACCTGGATTCCTTCCTCGTGCAGGATTTCGCGCGTCAGGTCCAGGGGAAAGCCGTAGGTGTCGTAAAGGCGAAAGGCTTCCTTCCCGGTGAGGGCAGTGCTGCCCTGCTCCCGCAGCTGCTTAACCCAGTTCGTCAAGATGGAAAGCCCCGTATCCAGGGTGCTGAGGAAGCGCTCCTCTTCCCTGGCGATGACCTCTTTAATGTAGCCCTCTTTTTCTACCAGGTCCGGGTAGCCGATCCGGCCTACCCCCACCACCGCTTCGGCAATCCGGGTTAAGAACGGTTCTGCAATGCCCAGGAGGCGGCCAAAGCGCACGGCCCGCCTGAGCAG
Coding sequences:
- the alaS gene encoding alanine--tRNA ligase encodes the protein MKGDEIRSRFLKFMEGKGHLILPSASLVPQDDPSLLLIGAGMAPFKRYFTGQAKPPRHRIATSQKCVRTGDLENVGRTARHHTFFEMLGNFSFGDYFKSEAIPWAWEFLTEELGLPREKLWVSVYTDDDEAYEIWSKEIGVPAEHIVRLGKDTNFWEIGPGPCGPCSEIYIDLGPERGCGSATCGVGCDCDRYLEIWNLVFTQFDRDAEGNYTPLPKKNIDTGMGLERIASVLQGVPSNFDTDLLRPVIAAAENIAQVEYGRQTKTDVALKVIADHGRAIVYLIGDGVLPSNEGRGYVLRRLLRRAVRFGRLLGIAEPFLTRIAEAVVGVGRIGYPDLVEKEGYIKEVIAREEERFLSTLDTGLSILTNWVKQLREQGSTALTGKEAFRLYDTYGFPLDLTREILHEEGIQVDEAGFQAEMEAQRERARAARQEADGMGVLAGPGGRLAGLSTEFTGYGSFEDTGRVVALHVDGNWVDSAEEGAAVEVVLDRTPFYAEAGGQVGDQGVLVNGEGRVKVNAAQKAASGAIIHSGRVETGSIKVGDTVTAKVDVARRLAAARHHTATHLLHRALRQVLGEHVHQAGSLVTPERLRFDFSHFAPVSRAQLREVERIVNEKILADISLEIFVADRTEAEAMGAMALFGEKYGERVRVVKIGDFSLELCGGTHVERTGQIGVCRILQETSVGAGLRRIEAVAGLSALTAWQEQESILHEAAARVGTTPDELVERLGSLESQLKEKEKELDRLNRTLLELRARELLDRAQEIGGIPVLAAEVPAGSMEDLRLTVDALRPQLPSGVIILGARSAGRVSLLTYVSKDLLAKGLNAGEIVRAAATVAGGGGGGRPEMAQAGGKEPEKLPAALEQAVEVVRKKVG